From the Daphnia magna isolate NIES linkage group LG3, ASM2063170v1.1, whole genome shotgun sequence genome, one window contains:
- the LOC123470303 gene encoding uncharacterized protein LOC123470303, producing MQDCVIEKAKPATSAEQQARPSKSGYRRNHVDVPSSSEETLLSNGKLYTITLCGVPDLLKTPEPQELGALALIGLGQKKDISIPDGNGECIYTFLARLFKPLLTYFSIENAYLSVCSPKPGSGGGLKQKLFIFDPLSGPNSEEFKAVEKKIFLVPFNANFDYVPPKPPTVKCNVCEELVDPMVMALHKASCGTGANGSDFYFYEEEE from the exons ATGCAGGATTGTGTAATTGAAAAAGCTAAACCTGCAACGTCTGCTGAACAACAAGCTAGGCCATCAAAAAGTGGTTATAGAAGAAATCATGTTGACGTGCCCAGCAGCAGTGAAGAAA CATTGTTGTCTAATGGAAAATTGTATACCATCACACTTTGTGGTGTCCCTGATCTGTTGAAAACACCGGAGCCTCAAGAACTTGGAGCTTTGGCCCTTATAGGACTGGGTCAGAAGAAGGATATCAGCATTCCTGATGGTAACGGTGAATGTATATACACATTTTTAGCAAG ACTGTTCAAGCCTCTTTTAACGTATTTTAGTATCGAAAATGCGTATTTATCAGTATGCAGTCCTAAACCAGGCAGTGGTGGCGGCCTCAAGCAAAAACTGTTTATTTTTGATCCCCTTTCTGGACCAAATTCTGAAGAATTCAAG GcggttgaaaagaaaatatttttggtACCATTTAACGCCAACTTCGATTACGTTCCCCCAAAGCCGCCGACCGTTAAATGTAATGTTTGCGAAGAATTGGTTGACCCAATGGTTATGGCCTTGCATAAAGCAAGTTGCGGTACGGGTGCAAATGGCAGTGATTTCTACTTCTACGAAGAAGAGGAGTAG
- the LOC116934986 gene encoding probable ATP-dependent RNA helicase spindle-E isoform X1, which yields MIGVGKIMLEDESTICEDMLNALDVSGLQAKPAALNDYNFEAPNRSPLAIDNQRTAILELLKKENVIIVKGFNGCGKTTQVPQFVLDECYRIKTPCNIVVTQPRRIAAISIAKRVCYERNWTLGTVVGYRVGMEHQVSESILLTYLTTGCLLEALVAKKSLEGYAHIIIDEVHERDEDTDFLLLVVRKFLRHTRTTTKVFLMSVTFDADKFGQYFNSPVIGNFPFTSKRPFRNGPIIEVEHGEPHDIRVYYSEHLQKLEFLGGSMNYPYAMPKYVFQSFFKWNLILSIRQNRARYYFNFVTSPRYESLNQTQWQFHPNGVISNNLCGVPETEKSMNFVSSENSRFAGITSRHITVKDNYAAYFKIRTSCGITPCHANNNRSQVRFQMRQGYEQPSWSLAKPNCLPSSTDSLCDPQMYHSSSALAFGNFPTWQRVIISLKSIPFAKR from the exons ATGATAGGTGTTGGCAAGATCATGCTCGAAGATGAATCCACCATCTGTGAAGACATGCTTAATGCTTTGGATGTTAGTGGTCTCCAAGCAAAGCCAGCTGCTTTAAATGATTACAATTTCGAGGCACCTAACCGAAGTCCATTGGCAATAGACAATCAAAGAACAGCCATTCTTGAACttctcaaaaaagaaaatgtcatcATTGTTAAGGGCTTTAACGGTTGTGGTAAAACCACTCAAGTTCCCCAATTTGTTTTAGATGAATGCTACCGAATCAAAACTCCTTGCAACATTGTTGTGACTCAACCAAGGCGCATTGCAGCCATTAGCATAGCCAAAAGGGTCTGCTatgaaagaaattggacatTGGGAACCGTTGTTGGATACAGA GTTGGCATGGAACATCAAGTAAGTGAATCAATTTTGCTCACCTATCTGACCACAGGATGCCTTCTTGAAGCATTAGTAGCCAAAAAATCCCTTGAAGGCTATGCCCACA tcaTTATTGACGAAGTACACGAGAGGGATGAAGATACTGACTTCCTTCTCTTGGTCGTCCGCAAGTTCCTCCGTCATACGAGGACGACAACTAAAGTCTTTCTGATGTCAGTTACTTTTGATGCCGACAAATTTGGCCAATATTTCAATAGCCCCGTCATTGGAAACTTTCCGTTCACGTCCAAAAGACCATTTCGCAACGGTCCCATAATTGAAGTGGAGCACGGTGAACCTCACGACATACGCGTTTACTATAGTGAACATCTTCAAAAACTAGAG TTTCTAGGGGGGAGTATGAACTACCCCTATGCTATGCCTAAGTATG tgtttcaGAGTTTTTTTAAGTGGAATCTAATCTTATCAATCCGTCAAAACCGTGctcgttattattttaattttgtaaccTCTCCAAGGTATGAATCACTCAATCAAACTCAGTGGCAGTTTCATCCAAATGGCGTTATTTCAAACAACCTCTGTGGCGTACCAGAAACTGAAAAGTCGATGAATTTCGTCTCTAGTGAAAATAGTCGATTTGCGGGAATCACAAGCAGGCACATTACTGTGAAAGATAACTATGCTGCTTATTTTAAG ATCAGAACATCGTGTGGAATAACGCCGTGTCATGCGAACAATAACAGAAGCCAAGTAAGATTTCAAATGAGGCAAGGATACGAACAGCCTTCATGGTCCTTGGCAAAACCCAACTGTTTGCCAAGTTCAACGGATTCGTTGTGCGATCCTCAGATGTATCATAGTTCTTCTGCATTAGCATTTGGCAACTTCCCGACTTGGCAGCGGGTCATCATCTCACTCAAATCGATCCCATTCGCCAA GCGATAA
- the LOC116934986 gene encoding probable ATP-dependent RNA helicase spindle-E isoform X2, producing the protein MIGVGKIMLEDESTICEDMLNALDVSGLQAKPAALNDYNFEAPNRSPLAIDNQRTAILELLKKENVIIVKGFNGCGKTTQVPQFVLDECYRIKTPCNIVVTQPRRIAAISIAKRVCYERNWTLGTVVGYRVGMEHQVSESILLTYLTTGCLLEALVAKKSLEGYAHIIIDEVHERDEDTDFLLLVVRKFLRHTRTTTKVFLMSVTFDADKFGQYFNSPVIGNFPFTSKRPFRNGPIIEVEHGEPHDIRVYYSEHLQKLEFLGGSMNYPYAMPKYESLNQTQWQFHPNGVISNNLCGVPETEKSMNFVSSENSRFAGITSRHITVKDNYAAYFKIRTSCGITPCHANNNRSQVRFQMRQGYEQPSWSLAKPNCLPSSTDSLCDPQMYHSSSALAFGNFPTWQRVIISLKSIPFAKR; encoded by the exons ATGATAGGTGTTGGCAAGATCATGCTCGAAGATGAATCCACCATCTGTGAAGACATGCTTAATGCTTTGGATGTTAGTGGTCTCCAAGCAAAGCCAGCTGCTTTAAATGATTACAATTTCGAGGCACCTAACCGAAGTCCATTGGCAATAGACAATCAAAGAACAGCCATTCTTGAACttctcaaaaaagaaaatgtcatcATTGTTAAGGGCTTTAACGGTTGTGGTAAAACCACTCAAGTTCCCCAATTTGTTTTAGATGAATGCTACCGAATCAAAACTCCTTGCAACATTGTTGTGACTCAACCAAGGCGCATTGCAGCCATTAGCATAGCCAAAAGGGTCTGCTatgaaagaaattggacatTGGGAACCGTTGTTGGATACAGA GTTGGCATGGAACATCAAGTAAGTGAATCAATTTTGCTCACCTATCTGACCACAGGATGCCTTCTTGAAGCATTAGTAGCCAAAAAATCCCTTGAAGGCTATGCCCACA tcaTTATTGACGAAGTACACGAGAGGGATGAAGATACTGACTTCCTTCTCTTGGTCGTCCGCAAGTTCCTCCGTCATACGAGGACGACAACTAAAGTCTTTCTGATGTCAGTTACTTTTGATGCCGACAAATTTGGCCAATATTTCAATAGCCCCGTCATTGGAAACTTTCCGTTCACGTCCAAAAGACCATTTCGCAACGGTCCCATAATTGAAGTGGAGCACGGTGAACCTCACGACATACGCGTTTACTATAGTGAACATCTTCAAAAACTAGAG TTTCTAGGGGGGAGTATGAACTACCCCTATGCTATGCCTAA GTATGAATCACTCAATCAAACTCAGTGGCAGTTTCATCCAAATGGCGTTATTTCAAACAACCTCTGTGGCGTACCAGAAACTGAAAAGTCGATGAATTTCGTCTCTAGTGAAAATAGTCGATTTGCGGGAATCACAAGCAGGCACATTACTGTGAAAGATAACTATGCTGCTTATTTTAAG ATCAGAACATCGTGTGGAATAACGCCGTGTCATGCGAACAATAACAGAAGCCAAGTAAGATTTCAAATGAGGCAAGGATACGAACAGCCTTCATGGTCCTTGGCAAAACCCAACTGTTTGCCAAGTTCAACGGATTCGTTGTGCGATCCTCAGATGTATCATAGTTCTTCTGCATTAGCATTTGGCAACTTCCCGACTTGGCAGCGGGTCATCATCTCACTCAAATCGATCCCATTCGCCAA GCGATAA